The segment GTTGATCTTCGTTGCAAGAGCTTCGCTTTCCGCGGGCAGTCCGGAAGCCTCCTCGGGCTAAGCCGTGGCCACTGAAAAAAGTAATGAACTTTAATAATCTGGTTAACACCGCTGTTGTTTTCCGCAAACGGCTTCGCTTATCCAGAGGGCGACCTTGAGCCTCCTCAGGCTACGCCCTGCGGGGTCTCAAGATTGTCGCTATCCCCCCGCAGGAGTCTTCGCCTATTGCTCCAATCAACAGCTAGAAACCATAAAAAAAGATAAGTCCTGCGGGAGGAAAGGACATGGAAGACCCTGCAGGGCTTAGCCAATTTGTCTACACACTGAAACTCCTTTTAAAGGAGTTTTTGTTTCCACGATTAATGAGACAAGCTGTTTTTCGTTTTAAAACATCTGTTAAAGGTATCTATATTAATAGCAGAGAGTTACCGATTGTAAGATTAAAAGATATTATGTATAATGTTTGTGTAATATTTGTTTAATCAAGGATCGGTGTTTTTGGAATGAGGAGGCGTACTAAAATGAGCAAGAAAATAATCATGGTTGGCGCAGGTCCAGGCGGTTTGGCAGCTGCAATGTTGCTTTCTGCCAATGGGTATCAGGTAACGGTAATGGAAAAGCAACATTATGTCGGTGGGAGAAACTCTGCCATAAAAATCGGTGAGTTTACGTTCGACATGGGCCCAACCTTCCTTAGTATGCCTCAAATCGCTGAAGAGATTTTTAAAGAGTCAAAGAGGAACATGCATGACTACATGGAAATGAAAGAATTGAAGGATATGTATGAACTTGTTTTTCCGGATAAATCATTTATGGTGACTCGTGATCAAGAGAAAATGAAACAGACCATTGAAAAATACTTTCCGGGAGAGGGAGAAGGCTACGAGCGCTTCATGTCCGAAACGGAAAAACGAATGGACGCTTTGACACCCATTCTCCAAGGAAAGATGGACCGTTTCTATCATTATTTCCAATGGAAGGTTATTAAAGCCCTTCCGCAATTAAGCTTAGGAAGCAGCCTATATGACCAACTGAGCAATTATTTTCGGGAAGAGCAGCTGAAACTTGCGTTCACATTCCAATCTAAATATCTTGGAATGTCTCCTTGGGAATGCCCAGGTGCTTTCTCGATCCTTTCTTGGATGGAGCATGCTTATGGAATCTATCATCCTATCGGCGGAGTCAATCAGCTTTCTAAGAGCATGGCTAAGGTTGTGACAGAACATGGTGGGACGATCAGCCTTGGCACAGGGGTGAAAAAGCTGTGGCTGCAAGGGCGTAAAGTAGTTGGTGTCATACTAGAAGATGGCAGTAAAGTCGAGGCGGATGAGGTAGTGGTCAATGGTGACTTTGCCCACGTCATGACAAACTTGGTGGATGATAAAGTACTAAAAAAATATAACAAGAGAAAATTGGAAAAGAAGAAGTTTTCCTGCTCTACATTCATGATATACCTCGGGTTGGATAAGATGTATGACCTACCTCACCACAACATTATTTTTGCAGAGGATTACAAAAGGAATGTGGAAGAAATCACAAAAAGGAAAAAGCTTTCTAGCGACCCTTCCATCTATGTACAGAATGCTTCGGTTACAGATTCTACATTGGCTCCGAAGGGGAAGTCGGCCCTTTATATTCTAGCTCCGGTTCCTAACAATTTCAGTGAAATAGATTGGCAGGAAAATAAAGGGGAATTCAGAAGTCTGGTGTTTGACACACTGGAAAAGAAAAGTGGATTTAAAGATCTTAGAAACCATATTGAAGTGGAGAAGATCCTTACTCCAGAAGATTGGGAGAAAGAAGTGTTTGTATATAAAGGAGCCACTTTTAACCTTGGACATCAGCTCAGTCAAATGATGGTGCTTCGTCCACATAACAAATTTGAAGAATTGGATAACTGCTGGCTTGTCGGTGGTGGGACCCACCCTGGAAGCGGATTGCCCACTATATTAGAATCAGCACGAATCACTACCGGACTATTACGTAAAAAATATGAAACATAACTTCAACAAAGCTTCCAAGCGAAAAGATTGGAGAAAGCTCAATGAGTAGACATATAGCCGTAGCAGGAGCAGGGATAGGTGGGATGATCACAGCGCTTCTTTTAAAGAAACAGGGATTTACCGTGAGCATCTATGAAAAAGAAAACAAAGCAGGAGGTCGCCTTTCTTTTGTCGATAGAGAAGGTTACCGAATCGACAAGGGCCCAACCATCGTCCTTCTCCCGGAGATGTTAAAGAGCATTTTGAAAGAAGCAGGGGTTCCTGATGATGCTTGGGAGCTCATGGGGCTTGATACCCTTTACTCCATAAACTTCAAAGATGGTAAAAAATACAGGAAATTTAAAGACAGGGAAATACAGTTAATGGAGTTGTCTCAAGAATTTCCTGGTGAAGAAGAGGGCTTTAAACAGTACATGGAAGCAATGAAAGCAAACTTTGAAATAGGGCAGACCTCCTTCCTCGAGAAATCTTTTACAAGAAAACGAGATTTCTGGACTGGAAAGAACCTCGCATCTTTAGTCAGATTAAAAGCTTATCAATCCACCAAAAAATTCTCCGGGTCCTTTTTCAAGGATGAACGACTTCGGGAAGCTTACTCTTTACAAACGTTATATATCGGTGGTCATCCCAAGACATCACCTGCTATGTACAGTCTGATACCTTACAGTGAGCATGAACATGGTATCCATTACATGAAAGGTGGATATGCCTCCCTGGTGAAAGTATTGACAGACACTATAGAGAAAATGGGGATCCCGCTTTATGTGGAAAGCAAGGTAGAAGATATCAAGAAGGTAAACGGCCGCGTGGAGTCAATCCGGGTTAACGGTCGTGCCATTGAGGTAGACGCTCTTGTGTGGAACGGTGACTTTCCTACTGCTGCACATATTCTCCATGACAAGAGAAAGTATGAACCTTCATCTGGATGTCTACTTTTCTATTTCGGATTGGACGGAGTGTATGATGAGTCAGATGTTCACCAATTTTTTATGAGTGGAGATTTTGATCAGCATATGAGGGAAGTGTTTGAGGAGAAGAAAGTACCAACAGATCCATCCTTTTATACTTTTAATCCTTCATTGATAGATTCTTCATTGGCCCCAGACGGAAAAAGTACGCTATATGTATTAGTTCCGGTTCCTTCTGGCAGTCATATAGATTGGAACCAAGAAACAGGGTTTATGGCTAAGATATTAAAGAATATTGAAGAAAGGGCCTTCCCTGGATTAAGCGAGAAGATGGAATGGATGGAAGTAAGGACACCGAATGACGCCGAACAGGATGGTTTATTTCAGGGAGGAAGTTTCGGCATTGCGCCAAGTTTATTCCAGTCCGGTGTATTTAGGCCACAAGCGAAACCGACCAACCTTGAAAATTTGTATGCAACAGGTGCTTCCGTTCACCCAGGGGGTGGCATCCCCATTGTCATGCAAAGTGCAAAACTTGCTGCAAATCAGATAATCCAAGATTTTGCCCATCATTCATCTACAAAGGATGTGAAACTCAATGACCGACTTAACGAAAGCATATCTTCATTGTGAATCCATAATCAAAGAACATTCGAATACCTTTTACAAGGCATTCATGTTTTTGCCTAAAGAAAAGAAACAGGCAGTCTGGGCTGTGTATGCTTTTTGTCGCCATGTGGATGATATTGTGGATGAGGGAAGGGACCCCAAGGAGGAACTTTTTGGATTCAAACAATCTTTTGCCGTTTTTTTGAAAGGTCATTTACCTTCACAAGATCCGATGTGGCTTGCCCTTCAGGATGTATTCCGAAAATATGAGATGGATGTGCAAGCCTTTCACGATATGTTCACAGGGCAGGAAATGGATTTATATAAAAAGATATATTATACAGAAGAAGAGGTGCTTCATTATTCCTACCATGTAGCAAGCACGGTTGGTTTGATGTTACTTCCCATCCTTGCGCCAAAAAATAAGGATGCATTGCGACAAGATGCCATTGCGCTTGGCCAAGCGATGCAAATTACCAACATCCTCCGGGATATCGGTGAAGACCTGGAGCGGGATAGAATATATATTCCCGTTGAAAAGCTTGAGCAGGAAGGCTACTCAGTTGAAGACTTAAAAATGCACACCGTGAACAATAAGTTCATCTCTGTATGGGAAGATATGGCCAATAAGGCGGAAAAGCTTTATGAACAGGCGATGAGCTCCATTGATCTCTATCCGTTCCATTCCAGGACACCGGTAAAGGGAGCGGCGTTTTTGTACCGTGCCATTCTCGGTTCTATCCGTAAAAAAGGTTATTCTGTTTTTAAAATGAAGCACTATGTTAGTAAGGAAGAGAAGCGGGAAATCATTTCGCAAATTTAAAAAATCACCACGGTGGCTGGACACTGTGGTGATTTTTTGTTAAACGCGGTTGATTTCCGTTCCAGGCGCTTTGCTTTCCTGCGGGCGGTCCGTGAGCCTCCGGCGGGGTCTCACCTGTCCCTTCCTCCCACGAGAGCTGCGCGCCTTCCACTCCAAGCAAAAAGGAGTTTTAACCTCGTTCTGAAATGGCTTTTCCTACATTCAAGCCTGATATGGTGACCATGGGGGAGCCTCCGCCGGGGTGAGTGGAGCCGCCTACAAAATAGAGGTTTCCGATATCGGCAGATTTGTTTCGTGGTCGGAAGAAGGCATCCATTTTTCGGTTGGAAGCTATTCCGTACAAAGCGCCTTTAAAGGCACCGAACATCGATTGAATCTCGCCGGGTGAGATAACCTTATCTGTCAAGACATGTTCCTTCAGAGAGA is part of the Sutcliffiella sp. FSL R7-0096 genome and harbors:
- a CDS encoding phytoene/squalene synthase family protein; translation: MTDLTKAYLHCESIIKEHSNTFYKAFMFLPKEKKQAVWAVYAFCRHVDDIVDEGRDPKEELFGFKQSFAVFLKGHLPSQDPMWLALQDVFRKYEMDVQAFHDMFTGQEMDLYKKIYYTEEEVLHYSYHVASTVGLMLLPILAPKNKDALRQDAIALGQAMQITNILRDIGEDLERDRIYIPVEKLEQEGYSVEDLKMHTVNNKFISVWEDMANKAEKLYEQAMSSIDLYPFHSRTPVKGAAFLYRAILGSIRKKGYSVFKMKHYVSKEEKREIISQI
- the crtI gene encoding phytoene desaturase family protein, which encodes MSKKIIMVGAGPGGLAAAMLLSANGYQVTVMEKQHYVGGRNSAIKIGEFTFDMGPTFLSMPQIAEEIFKESKRNMHDYMEMKELKDMYELVFPDKSFMVTRDQEKMKQTIEKYFPGEGEGYERFMSETEKRMDALTPILQGKMDRFYHYFQWKVIKALPQLSLGSSLYDQLSNYFREEQLKLAFTFQSKYLGMSPWECPGAFSILSWMEHAYGIYHPIGGVNQLSKSMAKVVTEHGGTISLGTGVKKLWLQGRKVVGVILEDGSKVEADEVVVNGDFAHVMTNLVDDKVLKKYNKRKLEKKKFSCSTFMIYLGLDKMYDLPHHNIIFAEDYKRNVEEITKRKKLSSDPSIYVQNASVTDSTLAPKGKSALYILAPVPNNFSEIDWQENKGEFRSLVFDTLEKKSGFKDLRNHIEVEKILTPEDWEKEVFVYKGATFNLGHQLSQMMVLRPHNKFEELDNCWLVGGGTHPGSGLPTILESARITTGLLRKKYET
- the crtI gene encoding phytoene desaturase family protein, which translates into the protein MSRHIAVAGAGIGGMITALLLKKQGFTVSIYEKENKAGGRLSFVDREGYRIDKGPTIVLLPEMLKSILKEAGVPDDAWELMGLDTLYSINFKDGKKYRKFKDREIQLMELSQEFPGEEEGFKQYMEAMKANFEIGQTSFLEKSFTRKRDFWTGKNLASLVRLKAYQSTKKFSGSFFKDERLREAYSLQTLYIGGHPKTSPAMYSLIPYSEHEHGIHYMKGGYASLVKVLTDTIEKMGIPLYVESKVEDIKKVNGRVESIRVNGRAIEVDALVWNGDFPTAAHILHDKRKYEPSSGCLLFYFGLDGVYDESDVHQFFMSGDFDQHMREVFEEKKVPTDPSFYTFNPSLIDSSLAPDGKSTLYVLVPVPSGSHIDWNQETGFMAKILKNIEERAFPGLSEKMEWMEVRTPNDAEQDGLFQGGSFGIAPSLFQSGVFRPQAKPTNLENLYATGASVHPGGGIPIVMQSAKLAANQIIQDFAHHSSTKDVKLNDRLNESISSL